In Triticum aestivum cultivar Chinese Spring chromosome 5B, IWGSC CS RefSeq v2.1, whole genome shotgun sequence, the following proteins share a genomic window:
- the LOC123114529 gene encoding rab GTPase-activating protein 22 isoform X3 produces the protein MLRRHKESASASDSTFYQLRADCAHNVPDTKFKIKIGKTLSVRKWHAAFTHHGSLHIASVLNRIQSGGVHPAIRGEVWEFLLGCFDPESTFDDRDHIRQARRIQYARWKEQCKHMDPHVGSGKIITAPIITEDGVPINDPLVLLEATAADQQPGSTTTTSNADESSSSSSSSANHRLTDKHTIEWKLTLHQIGLDVLRTDRSMLFYEKKENLSKLWDILAVYAWIDKEVGYCQGMSDLCSPMIVLLNDEADAFWCFERLMRRLRGNFRCTQQSVGVENQLQHLASIIQVLDPKLHDHLERLGGGDYLFAFRMFMVLFRRELSFGDSLYLWEMMWALEYDPDMFSTYEESGPATDRSAQGYKPRVKSTRQFGKYERANMKSATNGVDGPVPISVFLVASVLKENSQKLLQEARGLDDIIRILNNVNGNLDAKKACAGALKLHAKYLRKMQGKKA, from the exons ATGCTGCGGCGGCACAAGGAATCGGCGTCGGCGTCGGATTCCACCTTCTACCAGCTGCGCGCCGACTGCGCCCACAACGTCCCGGACACCAAGTTCAAGATCAAG ATTGGCAAGACGCTGAGCGTACGCAAATGGCACGCCGCCTTCACGCACCACGGATCCCTCCACATCGCCTCTGTTCTAAACCGGATTCAGAGCGGG GGTGTGCATCCCGCAATCAGAGGAGAGGTCTGGGAGTTCCTGCTTGGCTGCTTCGATCCCGAGAGCACCTTCGATGACCGCGACCACATCAGGCAAGCAAGAAG GATACAGTATGCCAGATGGAAGGAACAATGCAAACACATGGACCCTCACGTCGGCAGCGGCAAAATCATCACCGCCCCCATCATAACCGAGGATGGCGTGCCTATCAACGACCCTCTGGTTTTACTCGAAGCCACTGCAGCAGACCAGCAACCTGGttcaaccaccaccaccagcaaTGCAGATgagtcgtcttcgtcgtcgtcgtcatctgcAAACCACCGTCTCACCGATAAACACACCATCGAGTGGAAGCTTACGCTACACCAAATCG GTCTTGATGTTCTACGCACTGACCGCTCCATGCTCTTCTACGAGAAGAAAGAGAATCTCTCCAAGTTATGGGATATTCTAGCTGTATACGCATGGATCGACAAAGAAGTTGGTTACTGCCAAG GAATGAGTGATTTATGCTCACCGATGATCGTGCTACTCAATGACGAAGCAGATGCGTTTTGGTGCTTTGAGAGACTCATGCGTAGACTG CGCGGGAATTTCAGATGCACACAGCAATCCGTTGGGGTTGAGAACCAGCTTCAGCACCTTGCCTCTATCATTCAGGTGCTGGACCCAAAGTTACATGACCACCTcg AAAGACTTGGCGGAGGCGACTATCTCTTTGCATTCCGTATGTTCATGGTATTGTTTCGCCGTGAACTGTCATTTGGGGACTCCTTGTACCTTTGGGAG ATGATGTGGGCTCTAGAATATGACCCTGACATGTTCTCCACCTATGAAGAGAGCGGGCCTGCAACTGACAGAAGTGCTCAAGGATATAAACCAAGAGTAAAATCAACCCGTCAGTTTGGCAAGTACGAGAGGGCGAATATGAAGAGTGCTACTAATGGTGTTGATGGGCCTGTCCCTATTTCTGTTTTCCTGGTTGCTAGTGTATTGAAAGAGAACAGTCAGAAGCTGTTGCAAGAAGCCCGGGGATTAGATGACATTATTAGG ataTTGAACAATGTTAACGGGAACTTGGATGCAAAGAAGGCTTGCGCTGGTGCACTGAAACTTCACGCCAAGTACCTTAGAAAG ATGCAGGGAAAGAAAGCCTAA
- the LOC123114529 gene encoding rab GTPase-activating protein 22 isoform X2, which translates to MLRRHKESASASDSTFYQLRADCAHNVPDTKFKIKIGKTLSVRKWHAAFTHHGSLHIASVLNRIQSGGVHPAIRGEVWEFLLGCFDPESTFDDRDHIRQARRIQYARWKEQCKHMDPHVGSGKIITAPIITEDGVPINDPLVLLEATAADQQPGSTTTTSNADESSSSSSSSANHRLTDKHTIEWKLTLHQIGLDVLRTDRSMLFYEKKENLSKLWDILAVYAWIDKEVGYCQGMSDLCSPMIVLLNDEADAFWCFERLMRRLRGNFRCTQQSVGVENQLQHLASIIQVLDPKLHDHLERLGGGDYLFAFRMFMVLFRRELSFGDSLYLWEMMWALEYDPDMFSTYEESGPATDRSAQGYKPRVKSTRQFGKYERANMKSATNGVDGPVPISVFLVASVLKENSQKLLQEARGLDDIIRILNNVNGNLDAKKACAGALKLHAKYLRKQMQGKKA; encoded by the exons ATGCTGCGGCGGCACAAGGAATCGGCGTCGGCGTCGGATTCCACCTTCTACCAGCTGCGCGCCGACTGCGCCCACAACGTCCCGGACACCAAGTTCAAGATCAAG ATTGGCAAGACGCTGAGCGTACGCAAATGGCACGCCGCCTTCACGCACCACGGATCCCTCCACATCGCCTCTGTTCTAAACCGGATTCAGAGCGGG GGTGTGCATCCCGCAATCAGAGGAGAGGTCTGGGAGTTCCTGCTTGGCTGCTTCGATCCCGAGAGCACCTTCGATGACCGCGACCACATCAGGCAAGCAAGAAG GATACAGTATGCCAGATGGAAGGAACAATGCAAACACATGGACCCTCACGTCGGCAGCGGCAAAATCATCACCGCCCCCATCATAACCGAGGATGGCGTGCCTATCAACGACCCTCTGGTTTTACTCGAAGCCACTGCAGCAGACCAGCAACCTGGttcaaccaccaccaccagcaaTGCAGATgagtcgtcttcgtcgtcgtcgtcatctgcAAACCACCGTCTCACCGATAAACACACCATCGAGTGGAAGCTTACGCTACACCAAATCG GTCTTGATGTTCTACGCACTGACCGCTCCATGCTCTTCTACGAGAAGAAAGAGAATCTCTCCAAGTTATGGGATATTCTAGCTGTATACGCATGGATCGACAAAGAAGTTGGTTACTGCCAAG GAATGAGTGATTTATGCTCACCGATGATCGTGCTACTCAATGACGAAGCAGATGCGTTTTGGTGCTTTGAGAGACTCATGCGTAGACTG CGCGGGAATTTCAGATGCACACAGCAATCCGTTGGGGTTGAGAACCAGCTTCAGCACCTTGCCTCTATCATTCAGGTGCTGGACCCAAAGTTACATGACCACCTcg AAAGACTTGGCGGAGGCGACTATCTCTTTGCATTCCGTATGTTCATGGTATTGTTTCGCCGTGAACTGTCATTTGGGGACTCCTTGTACCTTTGGGAG ATGATGTGGGCTCTAGAATATGACCCTGACATGTTCTCCACCTATGAAGAGAGCGGGCCTGCAACTGACAGAAGTGCTCAAGGATATAAACCAAGAGTAAAATCAACCCGTCAGTTTGGCAAGTACGAGAGGGCGAATATGAAGAGTGCTACTAATGGTGTTGATGGGCCTGTCCCTATTTCTGTTTTCCTGGTTGCTAGTGTATTGAAAGAGAACAGTCAGAAGCTGTTGCAAGAAGCCCGGGGATTAGATGACATTATTAGG ataTTGAACAATGTTAACGGGAACTTGGATGCAAAGAAGGCTTGCGCTGGTGCACTGAAACTTCACGCCAAGTACCTTAGAAAG CAGATGCAGGGAAAGAAAGCCTAA
- the LOC123114529 gene encoding rab GTPase-activating protein 22 isoform X1, giving the protein MLRRHKESASASDSTFYQLRADCAHNVPDTKFKIKIGKTLSVRKWHAAFTHHGSLHIASVLNRIQSGGVHPAIRGEVWEFLLGCFDPESTFDDRDHIRQARRIQYARWKEQCKHMDPHVGSGKIITAPIITEDGVPINDPLVLLEATAADQQPGSTTTTSNADESSSSSSSSANHRLTDKHTIEWKLTLHQIGLDVLRTDRSMLFYEKKENLSKLWDILAVYAWIDKEVGYCQGMSDLCSPMIVLLNDEADAFWCFERLMRRLRGNFRCTQQSVGVENQLQHLASIIQVLDPKLHDHLERLGGGDYLFAFRMFMVLFRRELSFGDSLYLWEMMWALEYDPDMFSTYEESGPATDRSAQGYKPRVKSTRQFGKYERANMKSATNGVDGPVPISVFLVASVLKENSQKLLQEARGLDDIIRILNNVNGNLDAKKACAGALKLHAKYLRKVASSFHRNLRKP; this is encoded by the exons ATGCTGCGGCGGCACAAGGAATCGGCGTCGGCGTCGGATTCCACCTTCTACCAGCTGCGCGCCGACTGCGCCCACAACGTCCCGGACACCAAGTTCAAGATCAAG ATTGGCAAGACGCTGAGCGTACGCAAATGGCACGCCGCCTTCACGCACCACGGATCCCTCCACATCGCCTCTGTTCTAAACCGGATTCAGAGCGGG GGTGTGCATCCCGCAATCAGAGGAGAGGTCTGGGAGTTCCTGCTTGGCTGCTTCGATCCCGAGAGCACCTTCGATGACCGCGACCACATCAGGCAAGCAAGAAG GATACAGTATGCCAGATGGAAGGAACAATGCAAACACATGGACCCTCACGTCGGCAGCGGCAAAATCATCACCGCCCCCATCATAACCGAGGATGGCGTGCCTATCAACGACCCTCTGGTTTTACTCGAAGCCACTGCAGCAGACCAGCAACCTGGttcaaccaccaccaccagcaaTGCAGATgagtcgtcttcgtcgtcgtcgtcatctgcAAACCACCGTCTCACCGATAAACACACCATCGAGTGGAAGCTTACGCTACACCAAATCG GTCTTGATGTTCTACGCACTGACCGCTCCATGCTCTTCTACGAGAAGAAAGAGAATCTCTCCAAGTTATGGGATATTCTAGCTGTATACGCATGGATCGACAAAGAAGTTGGTTACTGCCAAG GAATGAGTGATTTATGCTCACCGATGATCGTGCTACTCAATGACGAAGCAGATGCGTTTTGGTGCTTTGAGAGACTCATGCGTAGACTG CGCGGGAATTTCAGATGCACACAGCAATCCGTTGGGGTTGAGAACCAGCTTCAGCACCTTGCCTCTATCATTCAGGTGCTGGACCCAAAGTTACATGACCACCTcg AAAGACTTGGCGGAGGCGACTATCTCTTTGCATTCCGTATGTTCATGGTATTGTTTCGCCGTGAACTGTCATTTGGGGACTCCTTGTACCTTTGGGAG ATGATGTGGGCTCTAGAATATGACCCTGACATGTTCTCCACCTATGAAGAGAGCGGGCCTGCAACTGACAGAAGTGCTCAAGGATATAAACCAAGAGTAAAATCAACCCGTCAGTTTGGCAAGTACGAGAGGGCGAATATGAAGAGTGCTACTAATGGTGTTGATGGGCCTGTCCCTATTTCTGTTTTCCTGGTTGCTAGTGTATTGAAAGAGAACAGTCAGAAGCTGTTGCAAGAAGCCCGGGGATTAGATGACATTATTAGG ataTTGAACAATGTTAACGGGAACTTGGATGCAAAGAAGGCTTGCGCTGGTGCACTGAAACTTCACGCCAAGTACCTTAGAAAGGTAGCGAGCTCCTTCCACAGAAACCTTAGAAAACCTTAG